From the genome of Streptomyces sp. V1I1, one region includes:
- a CDS encoding DUF4328 domain-containing protein produces MGKGSVAVVCIALGANIAFAVAHLVAQLRLHTALGHMSHGEPVLRAEMWVGNFSGVQVAAFAGAGILFVLWFMQAWDRADSPRPSRRWWQRRKWALASWFIPILNLGVPLLIALDMWASSQPEETDRRHSRLWVIGWWISFVLWTITNRWAQTLYRQAEQVQPVRDALRVGMLTDVLGVLAAIAAIAFVLQLSRSQIARERQDSSTFRPVPA; encoded by the coding sequence GTGGGCAAGGGTTCAGTCGCTGTCGTATGCATCGCACTCGGAGCGAACATCGCCTTCGCCGTAGCGCATCTGGTGGCCCAGCTGCGCTTGCACACCGCACTGGGACACATGTCGCACGGCGAGCCCGTCCTGCGCGCCGAGATGTGGGTGGGCAACTTCTCAGGCGTCCAAGTGGCCGCCTTCGCAGGAGCGGGGATTCTCTTCGTACTGTGGTTTATGCAGGCGTGGGACCGGGCCGACTCTCCTCGTCCCAGTCGACGGTGGTGGCAGAGACGTAAGTGGGCACTGGCCAGCTGGTTCATCCCTATTTTGAACCTTGGCGTCCCACTCCTGATCGCTCTCGATATGTGGGCGTCGAGCCAGCCCGAAGAAACCGATCGCCGTCACTCCCGGCTTTGGGTCATCGGGTGGTGGATTTCCTTCGTATTGTGGACCATCACCAACCGCTGGGCCCAGACCCTTTACCGGCAGGCCGAGCAGGTGCAACCGGTCAGGGACGCCTTGCGCGTCGGCATGCTCACGGACGTCCTTGGCGTACTCGCGGCAATCGCGGCCATCGCCTTCGTATTGCAGCTGAGCCGGTCTCAGATCGCCCGGGAGCGCCAGGACAGTTCTACTTTTCGCCCTGTGCCCGCCTGA
- a CDS encoding SUKH-4 family immunity protein, whose product MKYTVSTDDIIRLFGLQGIVLFLREEPSQASEESPSMHFLHEVGLPHDDLFLSRIDATDPGQDSVLLGETLARQQRPYPPEAEKWLVLGYLLDSILALDPVSGHVYAFPEGTNRHLLMHRNVESLVHALCALQNFHLTRDSAGDKDAFAREMRSKIERFDDLPFVDPISEWNIIYEEIIEGTW is encoded by the coding sequence ATGAAATACACCGTCAGCACAGACGACATTATTCGCTTGTTCGGCTTGCAGGGCATCGTCCTCTTCCTCCGCGAAGAACCCAGCCAGGCTTCCGAAGAGTCACCGTCCATGCACTTCCTCCACGAAGTCGGACTACCCCACGACGATCTCTTCCTCTCGCGCATCGACGCCACCGACCCGGGCCAGGACTCGGTGCTCCTCGGCGAGACCCTCGCGCGACAGCAGCGCCCGTATCCTCCAGAAGCCGAGAAATGGCTCGTCCTCGGCTACCTTCTCGACTCGATCCTGGCGCTCGACCCGGTGAGTGGGCACGTCTATGCCTTCCCGGAAGGGACGAACAGGCACCTACTGATGCACCGCAACGTGGAATCCCTGGTGCACGCCCTCTGCGCACTGCAGAATTTCCATCTGACAAGGGACTCCGCCGGCGACAAGGATGCCTTCGCGCGGGAGATGCGGTCAAAGATTGAGCGTTTCGATGACCTCCCCTTTGTGGACCCTATCTCCGAGTGGAACATCATCTACGAGGAGATCATCGAAGGGACCTGGTGA
- a CDS encoding IS630 family transposase, giving the protein MILSALLDLAYLVVTDMELSVEQAAELRELAHSRDVPADLATRARIVLWLGEGRRRKDIAELLGVSLPTVDRWKTRYGQRGLAGLEGDRPGAPREQVPARARARVIALTRMTPPAGTGLSHWSTRELAKYVKRTENVTVSWHYIARIWREENLKPHRNGTFKISKDPAFADKVADVIGLYLDPPGGAVVLSVDEKTQVQALDRTQPVLPVTFAATEKRTHDYVRHGTTNLFAALNVATGEAIGECKPNRNGRNFLAFLKKAVKPHAGKEIHVVLDNLSTHTTPEVKEWLSKNPHVHFHFTTVGSSWLNQIEIWFGILTRQSIRRGTFASVNVLITQIRDYIDSWNSEAKPFTWTATTEEILAKVRLVQTNIKKLVANNSK; this is encoded by the coding sequence GTGATCCTGTCGGCGTTACTTGATCTCGCGTATCTCGTTGTTACCGACATGGAGCTCTCCGTGGAACAGGCTGCAGAATTGCGGGAGTTGGCGCACAGTCGGGATGTGCCTGCGGATCTGGCCACGCGGGCCCGGATCGTGTTGTGGTTGGGCGAGGGGCGTCGGCGCAAGGACATTGCCGAGCTGCTCGGGGTGTCGTTGCCGACCGTGGACCGCTGGAAGACCCGTTATGGCCAGCGCGGGCTGGCCGGACTGGAAGGCGACCGTCCCGGCGCCCCGCGGGAGCAAGTGCCGGCGCGGGCGCGGGCGCGGGTGATTGCGCTGACGCGGATGACGCCGCCGGCTGGTACCGGGCTTTCCCACTGGTCGACGCGCGAGTTGGCGAAGTACGTGAAGCGGACCGAGAACGTCACCGTGTCCTGGCACTACATCGCCCGGATCTGGCGCGAGGAAAATCTCAAGCCGCACCGCAACGGCACCTTCAAGATTTCGAAGGACCCCGCATTCGCGGACAAGGTGGCCGACGTGATCGGGCTGTACCTGGACCCGCCGGGCGGCGCGGTCGTGCTGTCGGTCGACGAGAAGACGCAGGTACAGGCGCTGGATCGGACCCAGCCGGTGCTGCCGGTCACTTTCGCGGCCACCGAGAAACGCACCCACGACTATGTCCGGCACGGCACCACGAACTTGTTCGCCGCACTCAACGTCGCCACCGGCGAAGCGATCGGAGAGTGCAAGCCGAACCGGAACGGCAGGAACTTCCTGGCCTTCCTGAAGAAGGCGGTCAAGCCGCACGCCGGGAAAGAGATCCACGTCGTCCTGGACAACCTCTCCACGCACACCACGCCGGAGGTCAAGGAGTGGCTGTCGAAGAACCCGCATGTCCACTTCCACTTCACCACCGTCGGCTCCTCCTGGTTGAACCAGATCGAGATCTGGTTCGGAATCCTGACCCGGCAATCGATCCGCCGGGGCACCTTCGCCAGCGTCAACGTCCTGATCACGCAGATCCGCGACTACATCGACTCCTGGAACTCCGAGGCCAAACCGTTCACTTGGACCGCCACCACCGAAGAGATTCTGGCGAAGGTCCGCCTCGTCCAGACCAACATCAAGAAACTCGTCGCGAACAACTCGAAGTGA
- a CDS encoding subtilase-type protease inhibitor, giving the protein MRKTTRWTAAGVLVAGAMLGSTAGTAHAEPSSLYAPSALVLTTAHGENAATATPERAVTLTCTPDATGTHPAAEDACAALTQVNGDFSSLAEISRGQPRFCTKEYAPVTVTAQGVWRGKRVTYEHTFSNECIKNAEGSRVFEF; this is encoded by the coding sequence ATGCGGAAGACCACTCGATGGACTGCGGCCGGCGTTCTCGTCGCAGGAGCGATGCTGGGATCGACGGCCGGTACCGCGCACGCCGAACCCTCCTCGCTCTACGCGCCCTCGGCGCTGGTCCTGACCACGGCACACGGAGAGAACGCCGCCACCGCGACTCCGGAGCGCGCCGTGACCCTCACCTGTACGCCCGACGCGACCGGCACGCACCCGGCAGCCGAGGACGCCTGCGCCGCCCTCACCCAGGTGAACGGCGACTTCAGCAGCCTGGCGGAGATCAGCCGTGGCCAGCCCCGTTTCTGCACCAAGGAGTACGCCCCCGTCACCGTCACCGCCCAGGGAGTATGGCGCGGCAAGCGCGTGACCTACGAGCACACCTTCTCCAACGAGTGCATCAAGAATGCCGAAGGATCGCGCGTCTTCGAATTCTGA
- a CDS encoding group II intron maturase-specific domain-containing protein has protein sequence MSSEQPDDFKRLADCFGLVFLVYRNLGRMDLDYKIALIRINQILRSWANYFKHAVAKHTMARLHTFVWWRVIRWVMHRHRMTWTAIRRWLRGP, from the coding sequence GTGAGCAGTGAGCAACCCGATGACTTCAAACGGCTCGCCGACTGCTTCGGGCTGGTTTTTCTTGTCTACCGCAATCTTGGCAGGATGGATCTCGATTACAAGATCGCGCTGATCCGGATCAACCAGATCCTGCGCAGCTGGGCCAACTACTTCAAACACGCGGTCGCCAAGCACACCATGGCCCGCCTGCACACCTTCGTCTGGTGGCGGGTGATCCGCTGGGTGATGCACCGGCACCGCATGACGTGGACGGCCATCCGGCGATGGCTCCGAGGTCCGTAA
- a CDS encoding tyrosine-type recombinase/integrase — MTPSSLAAVTEGTDGRWYWPIVPDRYDTTAAVRPAEAQAVLELGVRNLRRLQYHDPAAPGWHVIARLLGPLEAVNAALDSPPTPHRRRAMLDVIALLLTHSAETGRTYWGWTTQEWTRLLGRTQAEFRQHAPAWAGDEVRPYVAAHAYLLGSFNEFHQLGSFQRLTLSWRIFGRDRVTSEIARIRTVLRAWGYQLGQDDDTLLPSVACQLFLLNHRPHLEDMDTALFDRVRRDRLLEGAQLNTLHALQRAVAELGFCDPPLPSTGRHSARATGGAKIWEQWADRWHDTSTLTPRVRGSIRSTLLRIGRWIAAEQPDVADPTGWTRQTCATWIAALDRMKVGDYVQRTVGLKDRLGKPLEAPTKAGQITALRTFFRDCQEWEWLPRRFDPLRALAIPRSITALLGPDPRVIADEVWAKLLWAGLNLEPADLPQTRSGYFYPFELVRAVTLTWLFSGQRSNEIARLRLGCIRWQHDGNSIAGDSQQVLARDAVCLLDVPTHKTGTAFTKPVDPILGQAIDAWQAVRPDQPKFTDRRTGEHVDLLFAIRARRVSTHYINNTIIPMLCRKAGVPDADVRGNITSHRARSTIASQLYNAKEPMTLFELQAWLGHRSPQSTQYYAKITPNTLSKAYSEAGYFERNVRTIEVLVDRDAVASGAAATGEPWQHYDLGHGYCTYTFFEQCQHRMACARCDFYTPKDSTKAQLLEAKSNLQKMAVSIPLTEDEQAAVTDGQSALDRLLDRLADTPTPAGPTPLQIGIPARATVLPVVEINRKST; from the coding sequence GTGACCCCATCGTCTCTGGCCGCCGTCACCGAGGGCACCGACGGTCGCTGGTACTGGCCGATCGTCCCGGACCGCTACGACACGACCGCCGCGGTCCGACCTGCTGAGGCACAGGCCGTCCTCGAACTCGGTGTCCGCAATCTTCGCCGGCTGCAGTACCACGACCCGGCCGCACCGGGCTGGCACGTCATCGCACGACTGCTGGGACCCCTCGAGGCGGTCAACGCCGCACTCGACTCGCCGCCCACCCCGCACCGCCGACGGGCCATGCTCGACGTGATCGCCCTTCTGCTGACGCACAGCGCGGAGACCGGACGGACCTACTGGGGCTGGACCACGCAAGAATGGACCCGTCTGCTCGGCCGGACCCAGGCCGAGTTCCGGCAGCATGCACCCGCCTGGGCCGGGGACGAAGTCCGCCCCTACGTCGCGGCTCACGCCTATTTGCTCGGTTCCTTCAACGAGTTCCACCAGCTCGGCAGCTTCCAACGCCTCACACTGTCCTGGCGGATCTTCGGACGCGACCGCGTCACCAGCGAGATCGCCCGCATCCGCACGGTCCTCCGTGCCTGGGGCTATCAGCTGGGCCAGGACGACGACACGCTGTTGCCGTCGGTCGCCTGCCAGCTGTTTCTGCTCAACCACAGACCGCACCTGGAAGACATGGACACCGCACTGTTCGACCGGGTCCGCCGCGACCGGCTGCTGGAGGGCGCCCAGCTGAACACCCTGCACGCTCTGCAGCGGGCGGTCGCCGAGCTCGGCTTCTGTGATCCACCACTGCCGAGCACCGGCCGCCACTCGGCACGGGCCACCGGCGGCGCCAAGATCTGGGAACAGTGGGCCGACCGCTGGCACGACACCTCCACCCTCACCCCGCGCGTCCGCGGCAGCATCCGATCCACCCTCCTGCGGATCGGCCGGTGGATCGCCGCCGAACAGCCCGACGTCGCTGATCCCACCGGCTGGACCCGGCAGACCTGCGCGACTTGGATCGCGGCACTGGACCGGATGAAAGTCGGCGACTACGTCCAGCGCACGGTTGGCCTCAAGGACCGGCTCGGCAAGCCGCTGGAGGCGCCCACCAAGGCCGGACAGATCACCGCGCTGCGGACCTTCTTTCGGGACTGCCAGGAATGGGAGTGGCTGCCCCGCCGCTTCGACCCACTACGCGCTCTGGCGATCCCTCGCAGCATCACCGCCCTCCTCGGCCCCGACCCACGGGTGATCGCCGACGAGGTCTGGGCGAAGCTGTTGTGGGCCGGCCTCAACCTCGAGCCCGCGGATCTTCCGCAGACCCGGTCCGGGTACTTCTACCCCTTCGAACTGGTCCGCGCGGTCACGCTGACCTGGCTGTTCTCCGGTCAGCGCAGCAACGAGATCGCCCGGCTGAGACTGGGCTGCATCCGCTGGCAGCACGACGGGAACTCGATCGCGGGCGACTCGCAACAGGTGCTGGCCCGCGACGCGGTCTGCCTGCTCGACGTCCCAACCCACAAGACCGGCACCGCCTTCACCAAGCCGGTCGACCCGATCCTCGGCCAGGCCATCGACGCCTGGCAGGCCGTCCGCCCGGACCAGCCAAAGTTCACCGACCGCCGCACCGGCGAGCACGTCGACCTGCTGTTCGCCATCCGGGCCCGCCGCGTCTCCACCCACTACATCAACAACACGATCATCCCGATGCTCTGCCGCAAGGCCGGAGTCCCGGACGCCGACGTCCGCGGGAACATCACCAGCCACCGGGCCCGGTCCACCATCGCCAGCCAGCTCTACAACGCCAAGGAACCGATGACGCTGTTCGAACTGCAAGCCTGGCTCGGACACCGATCACCACAATCCACCCAGTACTACGCGAAGATCACACCGAACACCCTGTCCAAGGCATACTCCGAAGCTGGCTACTTCGAGCGGAACGTCCGCACCATCGAAGTCCTGGTCGACCGGGACGCGGTCGCTTCCGGAGCCGCCGCGACCGGCGAACCCTGGCAGCACTACGACCTCGGACACGGCTACTGCACCTACACCTTCTTCGAGCAGTGCCAACATCGCATGGCCTGCGCACGCTGCGACTTCTACACCCCCAAGGACTCCACGAAAGCCCAACTTCTTGAAGCCAAAAGCAACCTGCAGAAGATGGCCGTCTCGATCCCGCTCACCGAGGACGAGCAAGCAGCTGTCACCGACGGCCAGAGCGCGCTCGACCGCCTCCTCGACAGGCTCGCCGACACCCCCACCCCGGCCGGACCAACACCCCTGCAAATAGGCATCCCGGCCCGGGCAACCGTGCTGCCGGTCGTCGAGATCAATCGGAAGTCAACGTGA
- a CDS encoding site-specific integrase, whose amino-acid sequence MSGTTVLTEKWPVLGRYEQAAAWLTVWTDLGRAPRTIDAYGRGLAEYLLMCEREDVDPVGANRSHIAVYVRELSSRPHRRGANVISIDSGAGLANATIQQRLVPVRLFYDFLMEEGLRESNPVGRGRYTPGRRNGGQQHGLVPRLTKLPWIPGEQQWLRVLEVAKREPVRNRVMLALAYDAALRREELCSLRTDDVDPAHRTLRIRAETTKNRLERVVPYSASTGVLLSDYLAHRARISRARGPLFLSESRRNHAQPLSLWTWSKVVRKIALASGVERFSTHTTRHLCLTDLARMGWELHAIASFAGHRHTDSTLQYIHLSGRDLADKLARGMDHIHAWRIQMLTTPAGATREVSQ is encoded by the coding sequence TTGAGCGGCACGACGGTGCTCACGGAGAAGTGGCCGGTGCTCGGCCGGTACGAGCAGGCTGCGGCCTGGCTGACGGTTTGGACGGATCTCGGACGTGCACCGCGCACGATCGACGCCTACGGCCGGGGACTGGCCGAGTACCTGCTGATGTGCGAGCGGGAGGATGTCGACCCGGTCGGCGCGAATCGTTCCCATATCGCCGTATACGTACGGGAGTTGAGCTCGCGGCCGCACCGCCGTGGTGCGAACGTGATCTCGATTGACTCAGGGGCGGGGCTGGCGAACGCAACGATCCAACAGCGGCTCGTGCCGGTCCGCCTGTTCTACGACTTCCTCATGGAAGAGGGGTTGCGGGAATCCAACCCCGTCGGCCGGGGGCGCTACACGCCCGGCCGACGGAACGGCGGTCAACAGCACGGTCTGGTGCCCCGGCTGACGAAGCTGCCGTGGATTCCCGGCGAACAGCAGTGGCTACGCGTCCTGGAGGTGGCCAAACGCGAGCCGGTACGCAACCGCGTGATGCTCGCCCTGGCCTACGACGCGGCCCTGCGCCGCGAGGAACTGTGCTCGCTGCGGACCGACGACGTGGATCCGGCCCACCGAACGCTGCGGATCCGGGCAGAAACGACGAAGAACCGGCTGGAGAGGGTGGTGCCCTACTCGGCGTCGACCGGGGTGCTGCTGTCGGACTACCTCGCTCACCGCGCCAGGATCAGCCGGGCCCGTGGGCCGCTGTTCCTGTCGGAGTCGCGGCGCAATCATGCCCAGCCGCTGAGTCTGTGGACCTGGTCAAAGGTGGTCCGCAAGATCGCACTGGCCTCCGGCGTCGAGCGGTTCTCCACGCACACCACCCGGCACCTGTGTCTGACCGATCTGGCCCGCATGGGCTGGGAATTGCACGCGATCGCGTCCTTTGCCGGACACCGGCACACCGACTCCACCCTTCAGTACATCCACCTCTCCGGCCGGGACTTGGCCGACAAGCTGGCCCGCGGCATGGACCACATTCATGCCTGGCGAATACAGATGCTCACCACCCCGGCCGGTGCGACGAGGGAGGTGTCGCAGTGA
- a CDS encoding ATP-binding protein — MDVSRASWVNTTHDWSGVVDADHLAHIRQSPAEFAPDGPWHLILEVLAYAADEASSKGGGRCVVVLHPDGSLSVRDDGRGTDTRVDEHGRSVKKPVMATKDLRFFDFPQVEVLPDGNPRRGMSVVAALSEWLVHTNRRLNGAWTQRYEHGVPVSDLEPVEVDGTTGTLVYFKPHESLGSVTVPTVGDLSRLATAWPHLEVQVDDPQ, encoded by the coding sequence GTGGACGTATCGAGGGCTTCCTGGGTCAACACGACGCACGATTGGTCCGGCGTCGTTGATGCGGATCATCTGGCGCATATCCGGCAGAGTCCCGCGGAGTTCGCTCCGGATGGACCTTGGCACCTCATCCTTGAGGTGCTTGCCTATGCCGCCGACGAAGCGTCAAGCAAGGGCGGGGGACGCTGCGTCGTCGTTCTCCATCCCGACGGTTCCCTGTCTGTCCGCGATGACGGACGGGGCACTGACACCCGCGTGGACGAGCACGGCCGGAGCGTGAAGAAGCCGGTCATGGCTACGAAGGATCTCCGCTTCTTCGACTTCCCGCAGGTCGAGGTGCTGCCTGACGGCAATCCTCGGCGCGGCATGTCCGTAGTTGCGGCGCTCAGCGAGTGGCTCGTCCATACCAACCGCCGCCTCAACGGGGCCTGGACTCAGCGCTACGAACACGGCGTCCCCGTCAGCGACCTTGAGCCCGTTGAGGTCGATGGCACGACCGGGACGCTGGTCTATTTCAAGCCGCACGAGTCGCTGGGTTCGGTGACCGTGCCGACGGTCGGCGACCTTTCGCGCCTGGCCACGGCCTGGCCACATCTGGAGGTTCAGGTCGATGACCCGCAATGA
- a CDS encoding IS3 family transposase (programmed frameshift), whose product MARPSPYPLELRKRAVRMVAEVRPEYDTEWSAMKAVAAKLGIGTTETLRKWVRQDQIDNGARPGVTTDESAQVKALKKEVAELKRANEILKAASGFLRGRARPATSALVTFVDENRDRFGGVEPICTVLNEHGVGISPSTYYAAKARPPSLRATRDAELKALIQQVFDANYRVYGARKIWRELNRQGHAVARCTVERLMRELGLAGAVRGKKVITTVTDPAAGRAPDLVDRDFVAQAPNRCWVADFTHIATWAGVVYIAFVVDTFSRRIVGWSAATTKHTELVLAALEMGLWQRDREGSPHQPGQLIHHSDAGSQYTSFKLATHLQGEGIAASIGSVGDAYDNALMESTIGLFKTELIKPQRPWKTLSEVELATAEWIDWYNHRRLHGEIGHVPPAEYEAHHYLTATKHQVTVTP is encoded by the exons ATGGCACGTCCTTCCCCTTACCCCCTTGAGCTGCGCAAGCGCGCGGTCCGCATGGTCGCCGAGGTGCGGCCGGAGTACGACACCGAGTGGTCCGCGATGAAGGCGGTCGCCGCCAAGCTGGGGATCGGGACGACCGAGACTTTGCGCAAGTGGGTCCGCCAGGACCAGATCGACAACGGGGCCCGGCCTGGCGTCACGACCGATGAGTCTGCCCAGGTCAAAGCGTTGAAGAAGGAAGTCGCCGAGCTCAAGCGGGCGAATGAGATCCTCAAGGCCGCTTCGG GCTTTCTTCGCGGCCGAGCTCGACCGGCCACATCTGCGCTCGTGACCTTCGTCGACGAGAACCGGGACCGCTTCGGCGGCGTCGAGCCGATCTGCACCGTTCTCAACGAGCACGGTGTCGGTATCTCCCCCTCCACCTACTACGCAGCCAAGGCCCGGCCTCCGTCGCTTCGGGCGACCCGGGACGCGGAACTGAAGGCACTGATCCAGCAGGTGTTCGACGCCAACTACCGCGTCTACGGGGCCCGGAAGATCTGGCGCGAGCTGAACCGACAAGGTCATGCGGTGGCCCGGTGCACCGTCGAGCGCCTGATGCGCGAGCTCGGCCTCGCCGGCGCCGTCCGCGGCAAGAAGGTCATCACTACGGTCACCGACCCGGCCGCCGGCCGGGCCCCCGACCTGGTCGACCGGGACTTCGTCGCCCAGGCGCCGAACCGCTGCTGGGTCGCGGACTTCACCCACATCGCCACCTGGGCCGGGGTCGTCTACATCGCGTTCGTCGTGGACACCTTCTCCCGCCGCATCGTCGGCTGGTCGGCGGCCACGACCAAACACACCGAACTGGTCCTGGCCGCACTGGAGATGGGCCTATGGCAGCGCGATCGGGAAGGCAGTCCGCACCAACCCGGGCAGCTGATCCATCACAGCGACGCGGGCAGTCAGTACACCTCGTTCAAGCTGGCCACCCATCTCCAAGGCGAGGGCATAGCGGCGTCCATCGGATCAGTCGGCGACGCCTACGACAATGCCCTGATGGAGTCCACGATCGGTCTTTTCAAGACCGAGTTGATCAAGCCTCAGCGGCCCTGGAAGACGCTGTCCGAGGTCGAGTTGGCCACCGCCGAATGGATCGACTGGTACAACCACCGCCGACTTCACGGTGAGATCGGCCACGTCCCACCCGCCGAATACGAAGCCCACCACTACCTGACAGCCACAAAACACCAGGTCACAGTCACGCCATAG
- a CDS encoding glutamate ABC transporter substrate-binding protein — MKPSKSAAFATIAALAVALPATACSGDSGDADDEPTSSSIDGNRPFLPKYTVAEDVKIDSPTLRKARRVGKLVIGAHNDQPFLGFEEKDGRRSGFDIEIAKMVAADLGFSPDKIEFRTVDTKNREAAISSGQVDLYVGTYTINDERKKKVGFAGPYYRAGADLLVRKNDSTIGGPYSLEGKKVCAVKGSTALREIQKPEYNTTTVETTKDTECVQQLLDKKIDAVTTDDAILMGYAAQRPDKLKVVGMPFTEEPYGIGMNKDDEALRQAVTDALEAHDENGNHKRAYAATLGLSGSKYNGAPGVEHY, encoded by the coding sequence ATGAAGCCCTCCAAGTCCGCCGCCTTCGCGACGATCGCTGCGCTCGCGGTCGCCCTCCCCGCCACCGCCTGCAGTGGCGACTCCGGCGACGCAGACGACGAACCCACCAGCAGCTCGATCGACGGGAATCGGCCGTTTCTTCCCAAGTACACGGTCGCTGAGGACGTCAAGATCGACTCCCCAACCCTGCGCAAGGCCCGTAGGGTCGGCAAGCTCGTCATCGGCGCCCATAACGACCAGCCGTTCCTCGGCTTCGAGGAGAAGGACGGCAGGCGCTCCGGCTTCGACATCGAGATCGCCAAGATGGTCGCGGCGGATCTCGGGTTCTCGCCCGACAAGATCGAGTTCAGGACGGTCGACACGAAGAACCGCGAGGCCGCCATCTCCAGCGGGCAGGTCGACCTGTACGTCGGCACGTACACGATCAACGACGAACGCAAGAAGAAGGTGGGCTTCGCCGGCCCGTACTACAGGGCAGGCGCCGACCTCCTGGTCCGCAAGAACGACAGCACGATCGGGGGCCCGTACTCCCTGGAGGGCAAGAAGGTCTGCGCGGTCAAGGGCTCGACCGCCCTCCGGGAGATCCAGAAGCCCGAGTACAACACCACGACGGTGGAGACGACCAAGGACACGGAGTGCGTCCAGCAACTGCTCGACAAGAAGATCGACGCCGTCACCACGGACGACGCCATCCTCATGGGCTACGCCGCCCAGCGCCCGGACAAACTGAAGGTAGTCGGAATGCCGTTCACCGAGGAGCCCTACGGCATCGGCATGAACAAGGACGACGAAGCGCTTCGTCAAGCGGTGACAGACGCGCTCGAGGCGCACGACGAGAACGGCAACCACAAGAGGGCGTACGCGGCGACGCTTGGCCTTTCCGGCTCGAAGTACAACGGGGCGCCGGGCGTCGAGCACTACTGA
- a CDS encoding LysR family transcriptional regulator: protein MFDLHRLRLLRELKHRGTLAAVASALSYSPSTISQQLALLESEAGVPLLEPVGRRVRLTPQAEILVAHTEALLERLEQAEADIATSLTDLVGTMRIASFQTAALALVPTALTLLRNAHPLLRVHVTQMERESAVPALLARDFDLVIDVEYPGHPSPRPAELEQEDLCEDSLHLARPGNADSSAPQEALRALADHPWIMEPEGTVPRRWSMTLCRDAGFEPDVRYESTDHYLHLRLVEQGHAVALLPALVWQGCPPAVALQPLPAGQQARRLFTAVRRGSSQHPAIQAVRQALRQAVR, encoded by the coding sequence ATGTTTGATCTACACCGGCTCCGCCTTCTGCGGGAGCTCAAGCACCGCGGCACGCTTGCCGCGGTCGCCTCCGCTCTGTCGTACAGCCCTTCCACGATCTCCCAGCAGCTCGCGCTTTTGGAATCAGAAGCTGGGGTCCCTCTCCTAGAGCCCGTCGGCCGACGCGTGCGTCTGACTCCGCAGGCCGAGATCCTCGTCGCCCACACCGAAGCGCTGCTCGAGCGGCTCGAACAGGCAGAAGCCGACATCGCCACCTCCTTGACCGACCTCGTCGGCACCATGCGCATCGCCTCCTTCCAAACTGCTGCGCTGGCTCTCGTCCCGACGGCGCTGACGCTTCTCCGCAACGCCCATCCGCTCCTGCGCGTCCATGTCACCCAGATGGAGCGGGAAAGCGCTGTACCGGCTTTGCTCGCGCGCGATTTCGACCTGGTCATTGACGTGGAATACCCGGGGCATCCCAGCCCTCGTCCCGCTGAACTCGAGCAAGAGGATCTGTGCGAAGACTCCCTGCACCTGGCTCGACCGGGCAACGCCGACTCGAGTGCGCCTCAGGAGGCGCTGCGCGCGCTGGCTGACCACCCGTGGATCATGGAACCGGAGGGGACGGTCCCCCGCCGCTGGTCGATGACCCTGTGCCGTGATGCGGGATTTGAACCCGATGTGCGCTACGAGTCCACCGACCACTACCTTCACCTGCGGCTCGTTGAGCAGGGGCATGCCGTCGCGCTCCTCCCGGCCCTCGTGTGGCAGGGCTGTCCGCCAGCCGTGGCCTTGCAGCCGCTGCCGGCAGGCCAGCAGGCGCGCAGACTGTTCACCGCCGTGCGCCGCGGCAGCAGCCAGCACCCCGCCATCCAGGCCGTTCGACAAGCGCTCCGGCAAGCGGTCAGATAG